Proteins from a genomic interval of Candidatus Acetothermia bacterium:
- the ftsZ gene encoding cell division protein FtsZ yields MGESPAKIMVVGVGGGGGNAVDRMTRAGLTGVELVAMNTDVQVLEMVEAHRHLQIGIKLTGGLGAGGDPEIGRLAAEESREDIADLLEGLDMVFVTAGMGGGTGTGAAPVVAEVAKELGVLTVAIVTRPFSFEGLARAQKAEMGIQRLSKNVDAIVTISNDRLLKVAPPDMPLTRAFELVDEVLRQGVQGVTELITVPGLINLDFADVEAVLRGAGTAMMGIGEAEGENKTREAARRSISSPLLDFSVKGAKKAILNITGGDDLTLEEVTAAAGVIHEALSDKADLIFGATIREGMEKARVTVIATGFPAVAGTEVIGSEEETILERYEREGIRDDYDIPTFLRRARRQELP; encoded by the coding sequence ATGGGCGAAAGCCCGGCCAAGATCATGGTGGTGGGGGTGGGCGGTGGTGGCGGAAACGCGGTCGACCGCATGACCCGGGCCGGGCTCACGGGCGTGGAGCTGGTGGCGATGAACACCGATGTCCAGGTGTTGGAGATGGTGGAGGCCCACCGACACCTCCAGATCGGGATCAAGCTCACCGGGGGATTGGGGGCGGGCGGGGACCCGGAGATCGGGCGGCTGGCGGCCGAGGAGTCCCGGGAGGACATCGCCGACCTCCTGGAGGGCTTGGACATGGTGTTCGTCACCGCAGGGATGGGCGGTGGTACCGGCACCGGGGCCGCCCCGGTGGTGGCCGAGGTGGCCAAGGAGCTCGGCGTCCTCACCGTGGCCATCGTCACCCGGCCGTTCTCGTTTGAGGGCCTGGCCCGGGCCCAGAAGGCGGAAATGGGCATCCAGCGTCTGTCTAAGAACGTGGACGCCATCGTCACCATCTCCAACGACCGCCTGCTCAAGGTCGCCCCCCCGGACATGCCCCTCACCCGGGCGTTCGAGCTCGTGGACGAGGTCCTCCGCCAAGGGGTGCAAGGGGTGACCGAGCTCATCACCGTGCCCGGCCTCATCAACCTGGACTTCGCCGACGTGGAGGCGGTGCTCAGGGGGGCGGGGACGGCGATGATGGGGATCGGCGAAGCGGAGGGGGAGAACAAGACCCGCGAGGCGGCCCGCAGGTCCATCTCCTCGCCCCTCCTCGACTTCAGCGTCAAGGGGGCGAAGAAAGCGATCCTCAACATCACCGGCGGGGATGACCTTACCCTGGAGGAGGTCACCGCCGCGGCCGGGGTGATCCACGAGGCCCTGTCGGACAAGGCTGACCTCATCTTCGGGGCGACGATCCGGGAGGGAATGGAGAAGGCGCGGGTGACCGTGATCGCCACCGGGTTCCCGGCTGTGGCCGGGACCGAGGTCATCGGGTCCGAGGAAGAGACGATCCTGGAGCGGTACGAGCGCGAAGGCATTCGCGACGATTACGACATCCCCACCTTCCTCCGGCGGGCCCGCCGCCAAGAGCTCCCGTAG
- a CDS encoding NAD+ synthase → MKIALGQINPTVGDLAGNRAKIVAAIGEARGQGADLVVFPEHALLGYPPRDLLLRRGFLDAAEAEFHAVVEATQDIAVVIGHVLRAGHREANRADPSAAAFGGDLALYNTAFLIADSEIVGHQAKQRLPSFDVFEEERFFAPGTEVAVHSWQGLHLGLSVCDDFWYEGGVLAAQAAAGVDLLVNVSASPYFQGKPAIRHALARRWAELAMAPFVYANLTGGQDELVFDGGSFAVRPDGAFLLSAPSFTEGVYLFDTAGVPVAPPPEDGIAEIHQALVMGIRDYVEKNGLPGVVIGISGGVDSAVVAALACQALGPTRVLGAFLPGPYTGELSHENAHAVADNLGIRLLMIPIDPALDALRASLAPHVPVSGIVEENLQARIRGLLLMALANATGHVVLCPGNKSEIAMGYNTLYGDTVGALAPIGDLVKAEVYALAHHINEEAGRALLPEPVMARPPSAELRPDQRDDQDLPPYDVLDPLVQALVVENMSWTELAARFGESVTRDALRRLNASEYKRKQLPLVIKVSPKAFGMGRRMPITHRFPE, encoded by the coding sequence GTGAAGATCGCCCTCGGGCAGATCAACCCCACGGTGGGAGACCTCGCCGGGAACCGGGCCAAGATCGTGGCCGCCATCGGCGAGGCCCGAGGCCAGGGCGCGGACCTGGTGGTGTTTCCCGAGCACGCCCTCCTCGGGTATCCCCCCCGAGATCTCCTCCTGCGCCGCGGGTTCCTCGATGCCGCGGAGGCGGAGTTCCACGCCGTGGTGGAGGCAACCCAGGACATCGCGGTGGTCATCGGCCACGTCCTGCGGGCCGGGCATCGGGAGGCCAACCGGGCCGACCCGTCGGCAGCCGCGTTCGGCGGCGACCTAGCCCTGTACAATACGGCCTTCCTCATCGCAGACAGCGAGATCGTTGGCCACCAAGCCAAGCAGCGCCTGCCCTCGTTCGACGTGTTCGAGGAAGAGCGCTTCTTCGCCCCCGGGACCGAGGTCGCCGTGCACTCCTGGCAAGGCCTGCACCTGGGGCTGTCGGTGTGCGATGACTTCTGGTACGAGGGCGGGGTGCTGGCCGCCCAGGCCGCGGCCGGGGTGGATCTTCTCGTGAACGTGTCCGCATCCCCGTACTTCCAAGGCAAGCCCGCGATCCGCCACGCCCTCGCCCGACGGTGGGCGGAGCTCGCCATGGCCCCGTTTGTCTACGCCAACCTCACCGGAGGGCAGGACGAGCTCGTGTTCGACGGTGGATCGTTCGCCGTCCGGCCCGATGGGGCGTTCCTCCTTTCCGCGCCCTCGTTCACCGAGGGGGTGTACCTCTTCGACACGGCCGGGGTACCGGTGGCCCCGCCGCCGGAGGACGGGATCGCCGAGATCCACCAGGCCTTGGTGATGGGGATCCGCGACTACGTGGAGAAGAACGGGCTCCCCGGTGTGGTGATCGGGATCTCCGGCGGCGTGGACTCGGCGGTGGTGGCAGCCCTGGCCTGCCAGGCCTTAGGCCCAACGCGGGTGCTGGGGGCATTCCTGCCCGGGCCGTACACGGGAGAGCTTTCCCATGAAAACGCCCATGCCGTGGCCGACAACCTGGGGATCCGCCTCCTGATGATCCCCATCGATCCCGCGCTCGATGCCCTGCGGGCGAGCCTCGCCCCCCACGTCCCGGTGAGCGGGATAGTGGAGGAGAACCTCCAGGCCCGGATCCGCGGGCTTCTCCTCATGGCCCTGGCCAACGCCACCGGACACGTGGTGCTGTGCCCGGGCAACAAGTCGGAGATCGCCATGGGCTACAACACCCTGTACGGGGACACGGTGGGAGCCCTGGCCCCGATCGGCGATCTCGTGAAGGCCGAGGTCTATGCCTTGGCCCACCACATCAACGAGGAGGCCGGCCGCGCCTTGCTCCCGGAACCCGTCATGGCCCGGCCGCCGTCGGCCGAGCTTCGTCCGGACCAGCGGGACGACCAGGACCTCCCGCCGTACGACGTCCTCGACCCTCTTGTGCAGGCGCTGGTGGTGGAGAACATGTCCTGGACCGAGCTCGCCGCCCGGTTCGGCGAGAGCGTCACCCGCGACGCCCTACGCCGGCTCAACGCCTCGGAGTACAAGCGGAAGCAACTCCCGCTCGTGATCAAGGTCTCCCCGAAGGCGTTCGGGATGGGGCGCCGGATGCCCATCACCCACCGCTTCCCAGAGTAG